The following proteins are encoded in a genomic region of Solea senegalensis isolate Sse05_10M linkage group LG5, IFAPA_SoseM_1, whole genome shotgun sequence:
- the LOC122769148 gene encoding LHFPL tetraspan subfamily member 2a protein-like, with amino-acid sequence MCHVIVTCRSMLWTLLSIVVAFAELIAFMSPDWLLGFPRSDSSVTGAGVDSGEYRPSLGLYSRCLRVGARGVGVSCGPYAGTFGEVASDFWKVAMLFLAAGTLVLGCVACVSIFSLCFQSILKKSIFNICGLLQAIAGLLLMVGLMLYPAGWGSEKVISYCGAEASPFRPALCSLGWAFYAAIGGTLATFLCAVLSAQAEIATSSDKVQEEIEEGKSLICLL; translated from the exons ATGTGTCATGTCATTGTAACATGCCGCTCCATGCTCTGGACTCTGCTCAGCATTGTCGTGGCCTTTGCTGAGCTCATTGCCTTCATGAGCCCCGATTGGTTGCTGGGATTCCCGCGGTCAGACTCCAGCGTGACCGGAGCGGGAGTGGACTCCGGAGAGTACCGTCCGTCTCTCGGCCTCTACAGCCGCTGCCTCCGCGTCGGGGCCCGGGGGGTAGGGGTGAGCTGCGGGCCGTACGCTGGGACATTTGGCGAAGTGGCCAGTGACTTCTGGAAGGTTGCCATGTTGTTTCTGGCAGCAGGGACGTTGGTGCTGGGGTGTGTGGCCTGCGTGTCCATCTTCAGCCTGTGTTTCCAGAGCATCTTGAAGAAAAGCATTTTCAACATCTGCGGGCTGCTGCAGGCTATCGCAG GCCTGTTGTTGATGGTGGGCCTCATGCTGTATCCTGCTGGTTGGGGTTCAGAGAAGGTGATCAGTTACTGCGGCGCTGAGGCCTCGCCGTTCAGGCCGGCTCTGTGTTCACTTGGCTGGGCGTTCTACGCAGCAATAGGAGGAACGCTGGCGACCTTCCTCTGTGCCGTTCTGTCTGCTCAGGCGGAAATTGCCACCTCCAGCGATAAGGTTCAGGAGGAGATTGAGGAGGGGAAGAGTCTGATATGCCTACTTTGA